In one Bradyrhizobium sp. 4 genomic region, the following are encoded:
- the zwf gene encoding glucose-6-phosphate dehydrogenase: MTKDPQPKRKPENCAFVIFGVTGDLTHRLVMPSLYNLAAEKMLPVKFCVVGVARKGQSDDELRVSLMKGLREFATRPVDDVVARQLLQCVTFVEADAKDPPSFDRLRAHLDQLECSEGTGGNRLFYLATPPAAFAPTARELGRTGMMKENGAWRRLVIEKPFGTDLASARALNTELLKIMDEHQIYRIDHYLGKETVQNILVLRFANGMFEPIWNRNHIDHIQITVEEKLGVGHRGGFYDATGALRDMVPNHLFQLMSLVAMEPPARFDAHSVRSEKAEILTSIQRPSEEEALKSSVRAQYLSGRIGDDEIPDYRKTEDVKPGSTTETYVALKLMIDNWRWAGVPFYLRTGKALGHKRTEVAIKFKQAPLSMFSGTAVDRLSQNFLTIGIAPTETIELQFNAKIPGPSVTIDGVEMKFRYGDYFRADPSTGYETLIYDCMIGDNILFQRADGIEAGWQAVQPFLDAWKNAGSNGIETYQAGSDGPACADELLRRDGRSWRKFS; encoded by the coding sequence GTGACAAAAGACCCGCAGCCAAAGCGCAAGCCGGAAAATTGCGCCTTCGTCATCTTTGGCGTGACCGGAGACCTCACCCATCGACTGGTGATGCCCTCGCTGTACAATCTGGCGGCCGAGAAAATGCTGCCGGTGAAATTCTGCGTCGTCGGCGTGGCCCGCAAGGGCCAGTCGGACGACGAATTGCGCGTGAGCCTGATGAAAGGCCTGCGCGAGTTCGCGACGCGCCCCGTGGACGACGTCGTCGCCCGGCAGCTCCTGCAATGCGTTACCTTCGTGGAGGCCGACGCAAAGGACCCGCCGTCATTCGATCGCCTGCGCGCGCATCTCGATCAGCTGGAATGTTCGGAAGGTACGGGTGGCAACCGGCTGTTCTACCTTGCGACCCCGCCGGCCGCATTCGCGCCGACCGCGCGCGAGCTCGGCCGCACCGGCATGATGAAGGAGAACGGCGCGTGGCGGCGGCTGGTGATCGAAAAGCCGTTCGGCACCGATCTTGCGTCGGCGCGCGCGCTGAACACCGAACTCCTGAAGATCATGGACGAGCACCAGATCTACCGGATCGATCACTATCTCGGCAAGGAGACGGTGCAGAACATCCTGGTGCTGCGCTTTGCCAACGGCATGTTCGAGCCGATCTGGAATCGCAACCATATCGACCACATCCAGATCACGGTGGAGGAAAAGCTCGGCGTCGGCCATCGCGGCGGCTTTTACGACGCCACCGGCGCGCTGCGCGACATGGTGCCGAACCATCTATTTCAGCTGATGTCGCTGGTCGCGATGGAGCCGCCGGCGCGTTTCGACGCCCATTCGGTGCGCTCCGAGAAGGCCGAGATTCTGACCTCGATTCAGCGCCCGAGCGAAGAGGAAGCGCTGAAGAGCTCGGTGCGCGCCCAATATCTCTCGGGGCGAATCGGCGACGATGAGATCCCGGACTATCGCAAGACCGAGGACGTCAAACCCGGCAGCACCACCGAGACCTATGTCGCGCTGAAGCTGATGATCGACAATTGGCGCTGGGCCGGCGTGCCGTTCTATTTGCGCACCGGCAAGGCGCTCGGCCACAAGCGCACCGAGGTCGCGATCAAGTTCAAGCAGGCACCGTTGTCGATGTTCTCAGGCACGGCTGTCGATCGCCTCTCCCAGAACTTCCTCACGATCGGCATCGCGCCGACCGAGACCATCGAGCTCCAGTTCAACGCCAAGATCCCGGGGCCGAGCGTCACCATCGACGGCGTCGAGATGAAGTTCCGCTATGGCGACTATTTCCGGGCCGATCCCTCGACCGGCTACGAGACGCTGATCTACGACTGCATGATCGGCGACAACATCCTGTTCCAGCGCGCCGACGGCATCGAGGCCGGATGGCAGGCGGTGCAGCCGTTCCTGGACGCCTGGAAGAACGCGGGCAGCAACGGCATCGAGACCTATCAAGCCGGCAGCGACGGCCCCGCCTGCGCCGATGAATTGCTCCGCCGCGACGGCCGAAGCTGGCGTAAGTTTTCGTGA
- the pgl gene encoding 6-phosphogluconolactonase, translating into MTAAGQPKLIVEADAEALARAAAERVMARIAANPGRIAICLTGGSSPKKLYQLLGSEVWREKIPWERVHWFIGDERFVPESDPLNNMAVARATFLDRNAPSGHVHPIPTTADTPDQSAEAYARELQAFYGAESLDPARPMFDMVLMGAGPDGHTASLFPGYPAIEETERWVVGVPKANVAPFVPRVSLTLPTLASCREMLFEIAGHDKQPILTRLLNGETLPAVRARSNGETVWLVDQAALPGGIRDGR; encoded by the coding sequence GTGACGGCTGCGGGACAGCCGAAGCTGATCGTCGAGGCCGACGCCGAGGCTCTCGCGCGGGCCGCGGCCGAGCGGGTGATGGCGCGAATCGCGGCCAATCCAGGGCGCATCGCGATATGCCTGACCGGCGGCTCCAGCCCGAAGAAGCTCTACCAGCTTTTGGGCAGCGAGGTCTGGCGCGAAAAAATCCCGTGGGAGCGCGTGCACTGGTTCATCGGTGACGAGCGCTTCGTGCCCGAAAGCGATCCCCTCAACAACATGGCGGTCGCGCGCGCGACCTTTCTCGATCGCAACGCGCCCTCCGGCCATGTTCACCCGATCCCGACGACGGCTGACACCCCCGATCAGAGCGCCGAGGCCTATGCGCGCGAGCTGCAGGCTTTCTACGGCGCGGAAAGCCTGGACCCGGCACGGCCGATGTTCGACATGGTCTTGATGGGCGCAGGTCCCGACGGCCACACTGCTTCGCTGTTCCCGGGCTATCCTGCGATCGAGGAGACCGAGCGCTGGGTGGTCGGCGTCCCCAAGGCCAATGTTGCCCCCTTCGTGCCGCGGGTCTCGCTCACCCTGCCCACGCTGGCGTCCTGCCGCGAAATGCTGTTCGAGATAGCGGGGCACGACAAGCAGCCGATCTTGACGCGCCTGCTCAATGGCGAGACTCTGCCGGCCGTACGCGCGCGCTCGAATGGCGAGACCGTCTGGCTGGTCGACCAGGCCGCGCTTCCGGGGGGAATTCGTGACGGGCGTTGA
- a CDS encoding gluconokinase produces the protein MTGVEAPCALIVMGVSGSGKSTVAKALGERLGWRFEDGDSFHPASNVEKMRAGHPLTDEDRWPWLNAIADEIARVCDKGEHVIIACSALKHTYRDVLLRGRDDVRFVFLRGTKELIAARLAQRKGHFMPPGLLTSQFNTLEPPEAGEHVITVSIDESVEAIVDGAVRQLKLGGAKR, from the coding sequence GTGACGGGCGTTGAAGCACCTTGTGCATTGATCGTGATGGGCGTGTCGGGCTCGGGCAAGAGCACGGTTGCAAAAGCGTTGGGCGAGCGCCTCGGCTGGCGATTCGAGGACGGAGACAGCTTTCATCCCGCCAGCAATGTCGAGAAGATGCGGGCCGGCCATCCCCTCACCGACGAGGATCGCTGGCCCTGGCTCAACGCCATCGCCGACGAGATCGCGCGGGTCTGTGACAAGGGCGAGCACGTGATCATCGCCTGCTCGGCGCTAAAGCATACTTATCGGGATGTGCTGCTGCGCGGACGCGACGACGTCCGCTTCGTCTTCCTAAGGGGCACGAAGGAGCTGATCGCCGCCCGCCTCGCGCAACGCAAGGGGCACTTCATGCCGCCCGGCCTGCTGACGAGCCAATTCAACACGCTGGAGCCGCCGGAAGCTGGCGAGCACGTGATCACCGTCTCGATCGACGAATCCGTGGAAGCGATCGTGGACGGCGCGGTGCGGCAGTTGAAACTGGGCGGCGCGAAACGCTGA
- a CDS encoding HAD family hydrolase, whose protein sequence is MTKISLVVSDVDGTLLTKDKTLTDRARSAVQRLHQAGIGFTITSSRPAIGMRFLIEPLALWLPVGPFNGSSIVDPEMNPVEQHLIPAGAAERSLQILRDFGADIWLFTTDKWLIDRPDGQYVAHEQHTIRSDPTIVTDFSPYLASACKIVGASADAAGLERCEKAMQKALGSEATAVRSQTYYLDITPPGFDKGTFVQAMAKRLGISTDAVATIGDMQNDLAMFRVSGTSIAMGNAADNVKEQATHVTATNEQDGFAEAMEMILKRNGVA, encoded by the coding sequence ATGACAAAAATCTCGCTCGTCGTCTCCGACGTCGACGGTACGCTGCTGACCAAGGACAAGACGCTGACCGACCGCGCGAGGTCAGCGGTGCAGCGTCTGCACCAGGCCGGCATCGGTTTCACGATTACGTCGAGCCGCCCCGCGATCGGCATGCGCTTCCTGATCGAGCCGCTGGCGCTCTGGCTGCCGGTCGGCCCGTTCAACGGCTCCTCGATCGTCGATCCCGAGATGAATCCGGTCGAGCAGCATCTCATCCCCGCCGGCGCGGCCGAGCGAAGCTTGCAAATTCTCCGGGACTTCGGCGCCGACATCTGGCTGTTCACCACCGACAAATGGCTGATCGACAGGCCTGATGGCCAATACGTCGCTCACGAGCAGCATACGATCCGCTCCGATCCGACCATCGTCACGGATTTCTCGCCGTATCTCGCCAGCGCCTGCAAGATCGTCGGCGCCAGCGCCGATGCGGCGGGCCTCGAGCGTTGCGAGAAGGCGATGCAGAAGGCGCTCGGCAGCGAGGCGACGGCGGTGCGTTCGCAAACGTACTACCTCGACATCACCCCGCCCGGCTTCGACAAGGGCACATTCGTGCAAGCCATGGCCAAGCGCCTCGGCATTTCAACCGACGCGGTCGCCACCATCGGCGACATGCAGAACGACCTCGCCATGTTCCGCGTCAGCGGCACCTCGATAGCCATGGGCAACGCCGCCGACAACGTCAAAGAGCAGGCGACCCACGTCACCGCGACCAACGAGCAGGACGGTTTTGCGGAGGCGATGGAGATGATCTTGAAGCGGAACGGGGTCGCCTAG
- a CDS encoding glycoside hydrolase family 15 protein, which yields MSQKIEDYALIGDCETAALVGRNGSIDWLCWPAFDSDACFAALLGTHKNGRWLIAPGEDVTATSRRYLGDTLILETRFETKSGTVALIDFMPPRGKASDIVRLVRGVSGTVKMRMELVIRFGFGVDIPWVRRIDHSLLAVAGQDMTVLRTPAQTRGEDLTTVSDFEVKAGETVPFVLTYGPSHLEPPPPIDPELALQETEKFWQDWCSHCNRDGDYRDLIVRSLITLKALTFGPTGGIVAAPTTSLPEKLGGARNWDYRFCWLRDATFTLLALMNSGYTEEASAWHNWLLRAAAGSPSNMQIMYGIWGQRRLLEWEATWLDGYEGAQPVRVGNAAHAQLQLDVYGELIDAFHQSRMAKLKLDDESWALECAVLKHLAEVWDQPDHGIWERRGEPKHYVFSKVMTWVAFDRGIKSAETFGFKAPLLHWRTLRDAIHRDVCNRGFDVEENAFVESYGSKLLDASVLLLPAVGFLEASDPRIRGTIAAVENHMLRDGFVLRHDPREVPAGQPPLEGAFLACSLWLADAHVLSGDLDKAQVLFDRVVGIANDVGLLAEEYDSGARRQTGNFPQALTHIALVNTAHNLSAARQGSQKPAMQRSK from the coding sequence TTGTCTCAGAAAATCGAGGACTATGCGCTGATCGGCGACTGCGAGACCGCGGCGCTGGTCGGCCGCAACGGCTCTATCGACTGGCTGTGCTGGCCGGCCTTCGATTCCGACGCCTGCTTTGCCGCGCTCCTCGGCACGCACAAGAACGGCCGCTGGTTGATCGCGCCGGGCGAGGACGTCACCGCGACGTCGCGCCGCTATCTCGGCGACACCCTCATCCTCGAAACGCGCTTCGAGACGAAGAGCGGCACCGTTGCGCTGATCGACTTCATGCCGCCGCGCGGCAAGGCCTCCGACATCGTGCGGCTGGTCCGCGGAGTCAGCGGCACGGTCAAGATGCGGATGGAGCTCGTCATCCGCTTCGGCTTCGGCGTCGACATCCCGTGGGTGCGGCGGATCGACCATTCCCTGCTGGCGGTCGCCGGGCAGGACATGACCGTGCTGCGGACGCCGGCGCAGACCCGCGGCGAGGATCTGACCACGGTTTCCGATTTCGAAGTGAAGGCCGGCGAGACCGTGCCGTTCGTGCTGACCTACGGCCCCTCGCATCTCGAGCCACCCCCGCCGATCGACCCGGAGCTCGCGCTTCAGGAGACGGAAAAATTCTGGCAGGACTGGTGCAGCCACTGCAATCGCGATGGCGACTATCGCGACCTGATCGTGCGCTCGCTGATCACACTCAAGGCGCTGACCTTCGGTCCGACCGGCGGCATCGTCGCGGCGCCGACCACCTCGTTGCCGGAGAAGCTTGGCGGCGCCAGGAATTGGGACTACCGCTTCTGCTGGCTGCGCGATGCCACCTTCACGCTGCTGGCGCTGATGAACTCGGGTTACACCGAGGAAGCCTCGGCCTGGCACAATTGGCTGTTGCGTGCGGCGGCAGGCTCACCGTCGAACATGCAGATCATGTACGGCATCTGGGGCCAGCGGCGGCTGCTGGAATGGGAGGCGACCTGGCTCGACGGCTACGAGGGCGCGCAGCCGGTGCGCGTCGGCAATGCCGCGCATGCGCAGCTCCAGCTCGACGTCTACGGCGAACTGATCGACGCCTTCCACCAATCGCGGATGGCCAAGCTCAAGCTCGATGACGAGAGCTGGGCGCTGGAATGCGCCGTGCTCAAGCACCTCGCCGAAGTCTGGGACCAGCCCGATCATGGCATCTGGGAGCGGCGCGGAGAGCCGAAGCACTACGTCTTCTCCAAGGTGATGACCTGGGTCGCCTTCGACCGCGGCATCAAGAGCGCCGAGACCTTCGGCTTCAAGGCGCCCCTGCTGCACTGGCGCACCTTGCGCGACGCCATTCATCGCGACGTCTGCAACAGGGGCTTCGACGTGGAGGAGAATGCCTTCGTGGAGTCCTACGGCTCGAAGCTGCTCGATGCCAGCGTGCTGCTGCTGCCGGCCGTCGGCTTCCTGGAAGCGTCGGATCCGCGCATTCGCGGCACCATCGCGGCGGTCGAAAACCACATGCTGCGCGACGGCTTCGTGCTGCGGCACGATCCCCGCGAGGTGCCTGCGGGGCAACCGCCGCTCGAAGGCGCCTTTCTCGCCTGCAGCCTGTGGCTGGCCGATGCCCATGTGCTGTCGGGCGATCTCGACAAGGCGCAAGTCCTGTTCGATCGCGTGGTCGGTATCGCCAATGACGTCGGGCTGCTGGCCGAGGAATATGATTCAGGCGCCAGGCGTCAGACCGGCAATTTCCCGCAGGCGCTGACTCATATTGCGCTGGTCAACACCGCGCATAATCTGTCGGCGGCAAGGCAGGGCAGCCAGAAGCCGGCGATGCAGCGGTCGAAGTAG